The DNA region GTCACCATCATGATCTTGGCCATTTTTTCCAGATGATTGACGGTGATAAAATCTTCAAGCATGAAAATTTTTCGCGCGATTATGCCCAGAGTCACAACCATGGCAAATCCCGAGAAAATGGCTCCGGCCACAAAATAGGGCGGGAAAATAGTTGTGTGCCAGCCGGGAAGAAGGCTGACCGCAAAATCGGTACTTACCACGCTATGAACCGAGAGCACCAGAGGCGTGGAAATTCCCGCCAGTATCAGATAAGTAAGCTCATAATGCTTCCACTGGCGATTTCCCCCCCGCCAGCCCAGAGAAAAGATGCCGAAAATTATTTTTCTCAACCTCCCGGTCGCCCTGTCGCGTAGAGTTGCCAGATCGGGAATCAGACCGGTATACCAGAAAAGAAAAGAGGCGGTAAAATAGGTGCTGACGGCAAAGACATCCCACAGGAGCGGGCTCCGGAAATTGGGCCACAACGACATCTGGTTGGGTACCGGGGCCATCCAGTAGGCGACCCAGATTCGTCCGACATGAATTCCGGGGAATATCAGAGCGCACAGAATGGCAAAAAGAGTCATCGCCTCGGCAAACCGATTGATTGAGGTCCGCCACCGCTGCCGCAACAGAAACAGGATGGCCGATATCAAAGTCCCGGCATGCCCGATACCCACCCAGAATACGAAATTGACTATCGCCCATCCCCAGCCGACCGGAATATTGACACCCCAGATGCCGATCCCCTCCCAGACCAGATAGCCGATCGAACCCAGCAGGACCAGCGTTAGCGAACCGCTTATAGCTATGGCCAGGTACCAATATTTTGATACTTTATGCTCGACTATCCGACTGATCTTATCGGTCACCGTCCCGAAAGTCTGATTTCCGGATATCAGCGGAGGTTCATCGACATAAGAACGAGGCAAATTTTCGGCAGCGTTTTTCACGATAATCTGTTTCTTGCTTCAGTTTTCTAACCTGTAATAGGTTTATAATTCTCCAGTTCCGGATGCGGGTTGCGGATCCGCGCCAGATATGAATTGCGCGGCCTTGTATTAAATTCGGCCAGAATCTGGTAATTACAATTCTGCTTTTTTATTTGCGCTATTTCGCTTTCGGGATCGTTGATATTTCCAAAAACAATCGCCCGGGACGGACAGGTTTGCTGGCAGGCCGTAACCAGTTCCCCATCGCGAACCTCTCTCCCCTCCAATTTGGCTCTGGCTTTGGCATGACTGATACGCTGGACACAGAAAGTGCATTTTTCCATCACGCCGCGGGAACGGACCGTTACATCCGGATTTTGCGCCATTTTTATGGTTTCGGATAATTTGTTGGTATAATTGAAGAAATTGAACCGGCGCACTTTATAAGGGCAATTATTGGAGCAGTATCGGGTTCCGATGCACCGGTTGTAGGTCATCACATTAAGTCCTTCCCTGTCATGCACCGTAGCCGCCACCGGACAAACTGTCTCGCAGGGAGCGTTTTCGCAGTGCTGGCAGGCGATCGGCTGATGAACCATTTCCGGGGAATCGATATCCCCCACGAAATAGCGGTCGTTTCTTATCCAGTGCATTTCTCTTCCCCGTGCCACCTGCTCCTTGCCGACAATCGGAATATTGTTTTCGCTCTGGCAGGCAATGGTGCAGGCATTGCATCCAATACAGGCATTGAGATCTATTGCCATGCCCCATTGATAACCCCGGTCATATTTATGTTCGGTGAAAATCGATTCAATCGCCGCATGCTTGACCATCTGAGGTGCAAAATCCGGCTGACGACGGTATTCATCGAGAGTTGCTTCCCGCACCAATGGCCTCCCCTCCATGCTCTGATGCTCCTGAGTCACGGCCAGCTTATAAGTCTGCCCGGTTTTGATTATTTCCAGGCCCTCCCCAAAATCTTTGGCGTCGGAGGTTCTCAATTTATATGTGTCGAAACCGACATTGTCGCCGACTTTTCCCGCGGCTTTTCGACCGTAACCGAGTATTAGAATCACCGAATAATCCGCCTGCCCTGGTACGATCCATACCGGCATCTCCAGAGAGTGCCCCTGGTAATCCAGCCTGACCATATCGCCATTTTCAAGATTCAATTCTTTGGCCGTTCGCGGACTTATTAAGGCCGGATTATCCCACGTAATTTTTGTAACGGCATCGGGAAGTTCCTGCAACCAGCCGTTATTGGCAAAGCGGCCGTCGAACAGATGTGGAGAGGATGCAAAAATCACTTCCAAGTTATTGGAATCGATTGCTTTATAGGCCGGTATAGATGAATTAATAGCTCTGTTCAGATAATCGTAATCAATTTTAATCGCAGTCGGGTAATAGGTATTGGCCTGATGCGTATTCATTAAGATTGAGTCATAAGATTCTTTCCGCCGGCCATTATCGACAGCCTGCCTATCGGATAAAAGGGCCGCGCTGGCAAAAACCACCTCTGGATTGTCATAATCAATGGACTCATTTCCCGGTCCGGTTGAAGCAGTCGTCCGGTTCAAATTGATGTCATCAATCATAGTCGCCCTCAATGGCAATGCCGCCGATGTCAGAACCCCGTCACAGAGAATTTCTTTCCAATATTTGTCAAAACTCGGGGTTCCCATATATCCTTTCCATCGTTCCCGGATCAAATCATACCCGCGCTGATCCCGGCCGGTGGCAATGAGGTTTAACATTTCCAGATAGCTGTGTCCTCCGTAAAGAGGCTCAATCATCGGCTGGATAACACTTAAAGTTCCCTTGACCGCTCGGGCATCACCCCAGGACTCAAGATAATGCGTTTCCGGGATATGCCATTCGACCCCTTGGGATGTCTCATCATTATAGAGACTCAGATGAATGGTATGCTCTACTTTCTTTAAAGCTTCGGCAAATTTCAAATCTGACGGAGCATTATAGACCGGATTGCCTTCAAGGATAATTAATGTCGAGATATTGCCCCGATTCATTTTTTCGACTAAAACTGCCAAATCATCGGTATTTGGAACCTCCGCATCGGCCGCCTTACGATAGGTGACCGTATTTCCAATTGCGCCCAGAGCGTCATTGATGGCCATTATCAGAGCATGGACATAAGAAGGCTGACGACGCCCCGCGATTATCAGACTCGATTTACCCGCCGAGAGCAAATCCCGGGCAACCACGTTTATCCACTTTTTATCAAAAATGCCCTCCGGGTAGGCCGCTTTGGTATCAATATTAAGATTCAGACCAAGTGCATTGAGTTCCTGCGCCAGGGCCACCGCAAACGGGCCGATATGCCGACCGGGCAGCCGAAAGCGATGATCCGCCATTCCTCCGGTGACAGAATAAGTGCTCTCCACCGCATAAAGCCGGTTCATATTGTCTTTCTCGGAACTCAAGCGGCGTCCATCGGCGAAACCCCGGGCGGCCGTAAGATTCTGGCTTTCGGTTTGTAGAAAATCGGAATCCAATGAGAGAATCACCGTGGCCCGGTTATAATGATAAACCGGCCGGATGGGCAAACCGGTACTGCCTTCTATAGCCCGGAGAATATTCTCATCGCTGACCGGATCCCAAACCACGAAGGATGCCAGATTAAATTCAGAAAGAATTTCTGTTTTGAGCGCCTTCAGTGTGGGCGATGAAAATGATTGCGATAAGATCGCCAGGCCTTCCCCTCGCACTTGCCGGTATTTTTCATATTGCTCCCGCCAGAACAAAACGAAATCTGTCCATTCGCGTTCGTTCCCGCGATAAAGAACTCTTTTTGAACGGTCCGGATCATATAGCCCAAGTATCGAGGCCTGCATCATTGCATCGGCGGTCCCAAGTGATGACGGATGTAAAGGATTTCCTTCTATTTTGGTCGGCCGGCCCTCGTGACATTCAACCAGCAATCCATAAGAATCCAGACCAATCGGCATGGTCGTGGCATAATGCCGGGGCACGCCGGGAATAACCTCTTCGGGTTGATTCACGTAAGGAATTATTTTATCCACCGGGCGACGGCATCCGGCCAGACCGGCCAGAGCCAGAGAAGCGCCCATCAGAGAAAGAAAATTCCGCCGCGAAATGGAATTATCTTTTTCCCATGCGTGTTCCGGGAATTCCCGGTGCAAGGCCTCCATAGATTCCGGCTTGTCGGCTGATTGCGTCAGATTCCGCCAGTATCTTTTCCCGTCGTATTTCAATTTATCACTCATCGGTGACACCCCGAACAATCGGTGGGCGGTGCAATCTGCTTCTCTTTCCTGACCCGTTCGGCAAATTCCTTCTGGTCGGCGGGGGGAACCCAATTCATGTTGGTCAGCTGCTCCCGAGGACGAAGGTGCATATCCGGATTGCGGTGACAATCAAGGCACCACGACATGCTCAGGGGCTGCTTTTGGGTGACCACTTCCATCTGGGCGATATTTCCATGGCAATCGGCGCACCCGACTCCTGCATTGAGATGAGCGCTGTGGTTGAAATAGACAAAATCGGGAAGTTTGTGGACTCTGATCCATTGAATCGGCTCTTGTTTGCTCCAGCTTTCACGAACCGGCAACAGCTTCTCACTTTGAGTCAAAATGATTTTATGGCAATTCATGCAGGTCTGAGTCGGAGGAACATTGGCAACCGGCGAAATTTCCACGTTGGAGTGACAATAGCGGCAATCAATTCCCAGATCCCCGGCATGAAGTTTATGGCTATAAGGTATCGGTTGTCTGGGCCGATAACCGACATCGGAATACTGGGGCGAACCAAAATACCAGAATCCGGCTATTACCGTCACCGACACAAGCAGAAGCCCCCCCGCAATTAATGGGGGAAGTTTATTGGTCCATCGGGGAAATATCTGTATCATGATTACTCATCCGGCCATGCCAAATATCGCCGCAACGGCCGCAAAACGACCTTTATTATATATGACAATCATTCGAAGACTTACATCATTTATCAACTGGATATTCTCTCCTGAATCAATATCCCCATTGCCTTCAATTACTCCAACCGTCATAAAAATCTGTCTATAACCATTGCCGCGCACAATGCAATCAGATAGAATATCGAGAATTTAAAAATACTCCAATACGATTCATAAGTCATTTCTTTTCGCGCCATATTTGTCTTTTTGATAAAAATCAAACCCAGAAAAACGGCCGCGATCAGGTAAAACCATCCGGACCCGACCATCAGCGGAATCAAGCTTCCCGGTAGCAAAGCCACCGCATAATATTGAATCTGCTTCAAAGTTGCTTCAGCGCCTTTTACCAATGGAAGCATGGGGTATCCCGAGGCCCGATAATCATCCTGGAAACACAAAGATAGCGCCCAGAAATGGGGCGGCGTCCAGAGGATAATTATCAGAGTCAATAAGCAGGGGAAAACCGCTATGCCGCCGGTTGCAGCCAGCCAGGCGCCGAGCGGAGCCATGGCTCCGGCAATTCCCCCGACCACTATATTATAAGGTGTGGTCGGTTTGAGATACAGCGTATAGAAGAGGGAATAAAATAATATTGTGACCAGCGAAAGAATCCCCGTCAGCCAGTTGAAAAACATCCCAAGAATTGTCACGCCCGAGATGCCGAGGACAATAGATAAAATCAAAGCCTCGGAAGGAGAAATCTTCCCCGAAGGAAGCGGTCGGCGGCACCGGGTGCGACTCATCCGGGCGTCAATGTCTCTTTCAAAGTACTGATTCAGCGAATTGGCCGCGCCGCCGGACAGAAATAAACCTGTAAAAAAAAGTGTGAATTTTCCGGGATAGGCTGTCAGGGTTCCCTCAATGAGAAGGGCTGCCGCGGCGGTAATCAGGACCAACAGCATAATGGAGGGTTTGGTCATTTGGAAATAAGCTATCAGGCGGGATCGGCAAAGGATAAGAATACCCGGATGCTTGAGAATAGCCCCCCCCGAGCCCGGAGACGGAATAGGCTCCGACTCTGCAAGTGATTTTACTGGTTTAAGATAGCTCATCTGATTATTGCGCATAACGGATGCCATTTGGCCCTTCTACGAAGCAAAATGCTCCATATTTGAGATAAACCCGAAATGACCGCCCGGTGGTTTCTTTTCCCTCCGGTTCCGTCTTATTTTGACTTAAATATAGATACTTCAGGGCCAATTTGGAAAGAGGAAAAATTATGCTATAGAGAAAAGGTCGGATAAATTAGAACTATTCACTTTTTATCCTACGATCAAATAAACCGGACTCGAATTTCAAGGCAGGCTTCGGCAGGATAGAAGTGAATAATTAGAGCAATTTGCGCGGCGTGACAGGATAAATTGTGAGACGAATTCAGCCAAATCATGCCCGGATCGATGTCGGCTCCGGATTACCGCTTGCGAAGAAGCATTTGCCGCCAATTGCCTTATACTCTACGCGAAAGAGTCGTAATCTCCTGACTTGTCCCGCTTGTTCAGCATATCGGTGAGAGTGTGTATCTCGGCCTCCATATCCTCCATTCTCATGCGATAGATATCCTGCAGAGAAAAGAACCCGACCATTTTCTCACCTTTGACAACCGGGATATGGCAGATATTCTTCTTCTCCATAAGATTGGCGATAAAGGCGGTGTCGTCATCCAGCTTTCCCTCGACAGAAATGGCCCGCATGACATCTTTGACCTTCAACCCCGTGTAATCACCCTTGGCCCGGCGAATCGCCGAGAGAATATCCAGACCTTTGATCATCCCGACCGGTTTCCCCTCTGCCTCGACCACCGGGAGACAGCAAAGATTCTTGTCGACAAATAGGCCCATAACCTCCTCGATGGGAGCCGCCGGAGCTAGCGTGAGGAGTTGTTGCGGCCTGCCCTGGAGAACATTTCTGAGAAGCATGATTATTCCTTTCTACCAGCGAATATATCGCCACCTGTTCTTACCTAAAACGTAACATAATACATACTGCAATGATGATGTGACTCCTGTCACACCGGTTTATATCAAAGGACGGTACTGTCGGCGTCGT from Candidatus Zixiibacteriota bacterium includes:
- the nrfD gene encoding polysulfide reductase NrfD; this encodes MKNAAENLPRSYVDEPPLISGNQTFGTVTDKISRIVEHKVSKYWYLAIAISGSLTLVLLGSIGYLVWEGIGIWGVNIPVGWGWAIVNFVFWVGIGHAGTLISAILFLLRQRWRTSINRFAEAMTLFAILCALIFPGIHVGRIWVAYWMAPVPNQMSLWPNFRSPLLWDVFAVSTYFTASFLFWYTGLIPDLATLRDRATGRLRKIIFGIFSLGWRGGNRQWKHYELTYLILAGISTPLVLSVHSVVSTDFAVSLLPGWHTTIFPPYFVAGAIFSGFAMVVTLGIIARKIFMLEDFITVNHLEKMAKIMMVT
- a CDS encoding TAT-variant-translocated molybdopterin oxidoreductase, whose translation is MSDKLKYDGKRYWRNLTQSADKPESMEALHREFPEHAWEKDNSISRRNFLSLMGASLALAGLAGCRRPVDKIIPYVNQPEEVIPGVPRHYATTMPIGLDSYGLLVECHEGRPTKIEGNPLHPSSLGTADAMMQASILGLYDPDRSKRVLYRGNEREWTDFVLFWREQYEKYRQVRGEGLAILSQSFSSPTLKALKTEILSEFNLASFVVWDPVSDENILRAIEGSTGLPIRPVYHYNRATVILSLDSDFLQTESQNLTAARGFADGRRLSSEKDNMNRLYAVESTYSVTGGMADHRFRLPGRHIGPFAVALAQELNALGLNLNIDTKAAYPEGIFDKKWINVVARDLLSAGKSSLIIAGRRQPSYVHALIMAINDALGAIGNTVTYRKAADAEVPNTDDLAVLVEKMNRGNISTLIILEGNPVYNAPSDLKFAEALKKVEHTIHLSLYNDETSQGVEWHIPETHYLESWGDARAVKGTLSVIQPMIEPLYGGHSYLEMLNLIATGRDQRGYDLIRERWKGYMGTPSFDKYWKEILCDGVLTSAALPLRATMIDDINLNRTTASTGPGNESIDYDNPEVVFASAALLSDRQAVDNGRRKESYDSILMNTHQANTYYPTAIKIDYDYLNRAINSSIPAYKAIDSNNLEVIFASSPHLFDGRFANNGWLQELPDAVTKITWDNPALISPRTAKELNLENGDMVRLDYQGHSLEMPVWIVPGQADYSVILILGYGRKAAGKVGDNVGFDTYKLRTSDAKDFGEGLEIIKTGQTYKLAVTQEHQSMEGRPLVREATLDEYRRQPDFAPQMVKHAAIESIFTEHKYDRGYQWGMAIDLNACIGCNACTIACQSENNIPIVGKEQVARGREMHWIRNDRYFVGDIDSPEMVHQPIACQHCENAPCETVCPVAATVHDREGLNVMTYNRCIGTRYCSNNCPYKVRRFNFFNYTNKLSETIKMAQNPDVTVRSRGVMEKCTFCVQRISHAKARAKLEGREVRDGELVTACQQTCPSRAIVFGNINDPESEIAQIKKQNCNYQILAEFNTRPRNSYLARIRNPHPELENYKPITG
- a CDS encoding cytochrome c3 family protein, which gives rise to MIQIFPRWTNKLPPLIAGGLLLVSVTVIAGFWYFGSPQYSDVGYRPRQPIPYSHKLHAGDLGIDCRYCHSNVEISPVANVPPTQTCMNCHKIILTQSEKLLPVRESWSKQEPIQWIRVHKLPDFVYFNHSAHLNAGVGCADCHGNIAQMEVVTQKQPLSMSWCLDCHRNPDMHLRPREQLTNMNWVPPADQKEFAERVRKEKQIAPPTDCSGCHR
- a CDS encoding CBS domain-containing protein, whose translation is MLLRNVLQGRPQQLLTLAPAAPIEEVMGLFVDKNLCCLPVVEAEGKPVGMIKGLDILSAIRRAKGDYTGLKVKDVMRAISVEGKLDDDTAFIANLMEKKNICHIPVVKGEKMVGFFSLQDIYRMRMEDMEAEIHTLTDMLNKRDKSGDYDSFA
- a CDS encoding heme o synthase; the protein is MASVMRNNQMSYLKPVKSLAESEPIPSPGSGGAILKHPGILILCRSRLIAYFQMTKPSIMLLVLITAAAALLIEGTLTAYPGKFTLFFTGLFLSGGAANSLNQYFERDIDARMSRTRCRRPLPSGKISPSEALILSIVLGISGVTILGMFFNWLTGILSLVTILFYSLFYTLYLKPTTPYNIVVGGIAGAMAPLGAWLAATGGIAVFPCLLTLIIILWTPPHFWALSLCFQDDYRASGYPMLPLVKGAEATLKQIQYYAVALLPGSLIPLMVGSGWFYLIAAVFLGLIFIKKTNMARKEMTYESYWSIFKFSIFYLIALCAAMVIDRFL